The Actinocatenispora sera genome has a window encoding:
- a CDS encoding ImmA/IrrE family metallo-endopeptidase: protein MRQLEEYARATHAPLGFFFLSEPPTEELPVHDFRTFDSQAVHTPTPDLLDTIYLSEQRQEWYRHFAIRNGEPRVAIVGSLSVRNRITEAAAYLRDALHFDLSSRTGYSNWNKALSGLVANAEDVGILVMISGIVGSNTHRKLDPREFRGFSLVDRVAPVIFINGVDTKAAQIFTLAHEIAHVSLGESALSKPDLSQTNVTDRTERWCNSVAAELLVPLESIRDEYEPRNRLTEELNRLARYYKVSTLVILRRIFDADLISHDNFETSFSAELRRVMALLAKKKSTDGGDYYNTQPVRLSKRFARALISDTLEGGTLYGEAFRLLGSKKLSVFEELGQRLGVA, encoded by the coding sequence ATGCGACAACTTGAGGAATACGCGCGTGCTACCCATGCTCCGCTGGGGTTCTTCTTCCTATCTGAACCACCAACGGAAGAGTTGCCGGTGCACGACTTTCGAACGTTCGATAGCCAGGCCGTTCACACACCGACTCCCGACCTTCTCGACACCATTTACCTTTCCGAGCAAAGGCAAGAATGGTACCGCCACTTCGCCATCAGGAACGGCGAGCCTCGGGTGGCGATCGTCGGTAGTTTGTCAGTACGCAACAGGATCACCGAGGCGGCAGCGTATCTGCGCGATGCTCTCCATTTCGATCTTAGCAGTCGAACTGGCTATTCAAACTGGAATAAGGCCCTGAGTGGCCTGGTAGCAAATGCTGAAGATGTCGGCATCTTGGTTATGATCAGCGGTATCGTCGGTTCAAATACCCATCGCAAGCTCGATCCGCGCGAGTTTCGCGGCTTCTCACTGGTTGACCGAGTCGCTCCGGTAATCTTTATCAACGGCGTGGACACGAAAGCCGCTCAGATATTCACTCTCGCACACGAAATTGCCCATGTTTCCCTCGGCGAATCGGCGCTGTCCAAGCCGGATCTCTCACAGACGAACGTGACTGACCGAACTGAGCGTTGGTGCAATTCGGTTGCGGCAGAACTCCTCGTGCCCCTGGAGTCGATTCGTGACGAGTATGAGCCTCGGAACCGACTTACCGAAGAATTAAACAGGCTTGCTCGGTACTACAAGGTGAGCACTCTGGTTATTCTTAGGCGCATATTCGATGCTGATCTCATTTCGCACGACAACTTTGAAACGTCCTTTAGTGCGGAATTACGCCGCGTTATGGCACTACTCGCAAAGAAGAAATCAACAGACGGCGGCGACTACTACAACACCCAGCCCGTCCGCCTTAGTAAGCGCTTTGCTCGTGCTCTAATTTCCGACACCTTGGAAGGAGGAACACTCTACGGAGAAGCCTTCCGCCTCCTCGGGTCGAAGAAGCTTTCAGTCTTCGAGGAGCTGGGTCAGAGACTCGGAGTCGCCTGA
- a CDS encoding phosphotransferase has product MRSPTQVALSRADIAAMVVDGLGPVDIVEAVELSGGTFATVWRVSLADGRDVVVKVGPPPGTRILRYERGLIAAEAEYFRLVRERAPGVPVPQVLAASDDWIITTLLPGRPLTSEDAPRARTELGAAIAAVHEISGSHFGYAGDRPSAPDWPTAFGAIVAALRADAAEWNVPLPPLDGVLERHHDVLAAVTRPTLLHFDLWDGNVLVSPSGGLAGLVDGERYLYGDPLLDLVSPALFRRIEDEPDHPFLRGYRPAPFDAAARIRLSLYRVHLYVLMITEGPSRGIARNDGRHDRLTDLLTAELTLLAA; this is encoded by the coding sequence GTGCGGAGTCCGACTCAGGTGGCGTTGTCGCGCGCCGATATTGCCGCGATGGTGGTCGACGGGCTGGGCCCGGTCGACATCGTCGAGGCGGTCGAGTTGAGCGGCGGCACGTTCGCCACCGTCTGGCGGGTGTCGCTGGCCGACGGCCGGGACGTCGTGGTCAAGGTGGGGCCGCCACCGGGAACTCGAATCCTCCGGTACGAGCGGGGGCTGATCGCGGCCGAGGCGGAGTACTTCCGGCTGGTACGCGAGCGGGCACCCGGGGTGCCGGTGCCGCAGGTGCTGGCGGCGAGCGACGACTGGATCATCACGACGCTGCTGCCGGGCCGACCGCTGACCAGCGAGGACGCGCCACGGGCCCGCACCGAGCTGGGCGCCGCGATCGCCGCGGTGCACGAGATCTCCGGGTCGCACTTCGGCTATGCCGGCGACCGGCCGTCCGCGCCCGACTGGCCGACCGCGTTCGGTGCGATCGTGGCGGCGCTGCGGGCCGACGCCGCGGAGTGGAACGTGCCGCTGCCGCCGCTGGACGGGGTGCTCGAGCGGCACCACGACGTCCTCGCCGCGGTGACCCGGCCGACGTTGCTGCACTTCGACCTGTGGGACGGCAACGTGCTGGTGTCCCCGTCCGGCGGGCTCGCCGGCCTGGTCGACGGCGAGCGGTACCTCTACGGGGATCCTTTGCTGGATCTGGTGTCCCCGGCGCTGTTCCGCCGTATCGAGGACGAGCCGGACCACCCGTTCCTGCGCGGGTACCGGCCGGCGCCGTTCGACGCGGCGGCGCGGATCCGGCTCTCGCTGTACCGGGTGCACCTCTACGTCCTCATGATCACCGAGGGCCCGAGCCGGGGGATCGCGCGAAACGACGGCCGCCACGACCGCCTCACCGACCTGCTGACCGCCGAACTCACCCTCCTCGCCGCCTGA
- a CDS encoding transposase — translation MEQTIRSDQPQWIPVFTGLSARQFGKLVAIVAGRGGQQTGAGRRWGLPLADRVLLVATYYRTNLTLRQIAPLFGVSKSAAGRIVDHLAPHLVLEPQSRRHRPDTVLIVDGTLAPTHDRNMSARSKNYRYSTNLQVAIDANTRLTVAVGDPLPGNRNDCRAYTDSGVDQQCAGAAVMADGGYQGNPEVIMPYRKPREGEPPLPQWKQDLNTVHRRIRARVEHCFAHMKSWKILRDCRRKQRGVWYAAAGIALMRNLTMVV, via the coding sequence GTGGAGCAGACGATCAGGTCCGATCAGCCGCAGTGGATCCCGGTGTTCACCGGCCTGTCAGCCCGGCAGTTCGGCAAGCTGGTGGCCATCGTGGCTGGTCGCGGCGGACAGCAGACCGGCGCTGGCCGCCGGTGGGGGCTCCCGCTGGCCGACCGGGTGCTGTTGGTGGCCACCTACTACCGCACCAACCTGACCCTGCGGCAGATCGCGCCGCTGTTCGGAGTATCGAAGTCGGCCGCCGGGCGCATCGTCGATCACCTGGCCCCACACCTGGTACTGGAGCCCCAGAGCCGCCGGCACCGACCCGACACGGTCCTGATCGTGGACGGCACGCTGGCGCCCACCCACGACCGGAACATGTCGGCCCGGTCGAAGAACTACCGGTACTCCACCAACCTGCAAGTGGCCATCGACGCCAACACCCGCCTGACCGTCGCGGTCGGAGATCCGTTGCCCGGCAACCGCAACGACTGCCGCGCCTACACCGACTCCGGCGTCGACCAACAGTGCGCCGGCGCGGCGGTAATGGCCGACGGCGGCTACCAGGGCAACCCGGAGGTAATCATGCCCTACCGCAAGCCGCGCGAGGGTGAACCGCCGCTGCCGCAGTGGAAACAGGACCTCAACACCGTCCACCGCCGTATCCGCGCCCGCGTCGAGCACTGCTTCGCCCACATGAAGTCCTGGAAGATCCTCCGCGACTGCCGCCGCAAACAACGAGGCGTCTGGTACGCCGCCGCCGGTATCGCGTTGATGCGCAACCTGACCATGGTCGTATGA
- a CDS encoding IS256 family transposase yields MDNTDDPTRAAGLGGLDEQLIDQLVDRAKAGGLQLTGEGGLLAALTKRVLESALEGEITDHLGYQAHDPAGRGSGNSRNGVRSKTVLTEVGPVELDVPRDRNGSFEPRIVAKRQKRLSGVDEMVISLAAKGLTTGEVQAHLAEVYGAQVSRQTISTITDKVIEGMVEWQNRPLDAVYPVVFIDAIHVKIRDGQVANRPIYVALAVTCEGNRDILGLWAGDGGEGAKYWLHVLTELKNRGVADVLMMVCDGLSGLPEAIASVWPATVTQTCVVHLLRNSFRYAGRQHFDAIAKALRPVYTAPTEAAAAERFAEFTEAWGTRYPAIVRLWERAWAEFVPFLAFDPEIRRVVCSTNAIESVNARIRRAVRARGHFPNEQAALKCVYMAVMSLDPTGIGRKRWMMRWKPALNAFDIAFDGRLAAGKK; encoded by the coding sequence ATGGACAACACCGACGATCCGACACGGGCGGCTGGCCTGGGCGGGCTGGATGAGCAGCTGATTGATCAGCTGGTCGATCGGGCCAAGGCCGGTGGGCTGCAGCTGACCGGGGAGGGCGGGCTGCTGGCGGCGCTGACCAAGCGGGTGCTGGAGTCGGCGTTGGAGGGCGAGATTACCGACCATCTGGGCTACCAGGCTCACGATCCGGCTGGTCGAGGTAGCGGCAACTCCCGCAACGGCGTCCGCAGCAAGACCGTGCTCACCGAGGTCGGTCCGGTCGAGCTGGATGTTCCTCGGGACCGCAATGGCAGTTTCGAGCCGAGGATCGTGGCGAAGCGACAGAAGCGGCTGTCCGGGGTCGATGAGATGGTGATCTCTCTGGCGGCCAAGGGATTGACTACCGGCGAGGTCCAGGCCCATCTGGCTGAGGTGTATGGGGCGCAGGTGTCACGCCAGACGATCTCCACGATCACCGACAAGGTGATCGAGGGCATGGTCGAGTGGCAGAACCGGCCGCTGGATGCAGTGTATCCGGTGGTGTTCATCGACGCTATCCACGTCAAGATCCGTGATGGTCAGGTTGCGAACCGGCCGATCTATGTGGCGCTGGCGGTCACCTGCGAGGGCAACCGTGACATCCTCGGGCTGTGGGCCGGTGACGGCGGTGAAGGCGCCAAGTACTGGCTGCATGTGCTCACTGAGCTGAAGAACCGGGGCGTGGCCGATGTGTTGATGATGGTCTGCGACGGGCTGTCCGGGCTACCGGAAGCGATCGCCAGTGTGTGGCCAGCCACGGTGACGCAGACCTGCGTGGTGCACCTGCTGCGCAACAGTTTCCGTTACGCCGGCCGGCAGCACTTCGACGCTATCGCCAAGGCGCTACGGCCGGTCTACACCGCGCCCACCGAGGCCGCCGCGGCCGAGCGGTTCGCCGAGTTCACCGAGGCGTGGGGCACCCGATACCCGGCCATCGTCCGGCTCTGGGAACGCGCCTGGGCCGAGTTCGTGCCGTTCCTGGCGTTCGACCCGGAGATCCGGCGGGTGGTCTGCTCGACCAACGCGATCGAGTCGGTCAACGCCCGGATCCGTCGCGCTGTGCGGGCCCGCGGGCACTTCCCCAACGAACAGGCCGCGCTCAAGTGTGTCTACATGGCGGTGATGAGCCTGGACCCGACCGGCATCGGACGCAAACGCTGGATGATGCGGTGGAAGCCCGCACTCAACGCGTTCGACATCGCCTTCGACGGCCGTCTGGCCGCCGGCAAGAAGTAA
- a CDS encoding sulfotransferase domain-containing protein, translated as MIVWLASYPRSGNTLARIALHRLYGVPTYVVYEKDGVAERIGSELMGARERPTEVAAMQAAPELYFVKTHRPREPGDETPSICLVRDGRDAAVSWARLRRKPGDPRESFAADVRGQFTDGGGAGAGAWATNVLSWLDPPVRHRVVVRYEDLIADPLHAIRAAVRVVAPWLTPQANAEPPTFTELQRVDAGFFRRGIVGSHRDELDADLVGLFWEQPPNVAAMRLLTRTRHQPGRSDG; from the coding sequence GTGATCGTCTGGCTGGCTTCGTACCCTCGCTCGGGCAACACGCTGGCGCGCATCGCCCTGCATCGCTTGTACGGCGTACCGACCTACGTGGTGTACGAGAAGGACGGTGTCGCGGAGCGCATCGGCTCGGAGCTGATGGGCGCACGCGAGCGGCCGACGGAGGTCGCGGCGATGCAGGCGGCGCCGGAGCTGTACTTCGTCAAGACACACCGCCCACGGGAGCCTGGGGACGAGACGCCCTCGATCTGCCTGGTCCGGGACGGGCGCGATGCGGCGGTCTCGTGGGCTCGGCTGCGACGTAAACCAGGGGACCCGCGAGAGAGCTTCGCGGCCGACGTACGCGGCCAGTTCACCGACGGCGGTGGTGCCGGCGCCGGGGCATGGGCGACGAACGTGTTGAGCTGGCTGGACCCGCCGGTACGGCATCGGGTGGTCGTTCGCTACGAGGACCTGATCGCCGACCCGCTGCACGCCATCCGCGCGGCGGTGCGTGTCGTCGCTCCCTGGCTGACGCCACAGGCGAACGCCGAGCCGCCGACGTTCACCGAACTGCAGCGGGTCGATGCCGGCTTCTTCCGCCGCGGCATCGTCGGAAGCCACCGAGACGAGCTTGACGCAGACCTGGTCGGCCTGTTCTGGGAGCAGCCACCCAACGTCGCGGCGATGCGCCTGCTGACGAGGACGCGCCATCAGCCGGGTCGCAGCGACGGCTGA
- a CDS encoding DUF4411 family protein, translated as MYLIDTNVLIDAKNRHYAFDIVPAFWDWLKQGHKAGKVFTVEKVAEEILGTADELAAWLRKLPPAFRLTPHPKDTASLTALSKWASSGHYTSAAVSTFLSSADYFLVAQACSHHCVVVTHETADPASKRRVKIPDACAALKVVP; from the coding sequence ATGTACCTGATTGACACAAACGTGTTGATCGATGCCAAAAACAGACACTACGCCTTTGACATCGTTCCGGCATTTTGGGACTGGCTCAAGCAAGGACACAAAGCAGGCAAGGTTTTTACAGTCGAGAAAGTGGCCGAAGAGATCTTAGGCACGGCCGACGAGCTAGCCGCCTGGCTACGCAAATTGCCTCCCGCCTTCCGCCTCACCCCTCACCCCAAGGACACGGCCTCTCTAACGGCATTAAGCAAATGGGCGAGCTCCGGTCACTACACCTCGGCCGCCGTCTCCACTTTCCTTAGTAGTGCTGACTACTTTCTTGTCGCGCAGGCGTGCTCGCACCATTGCGTTGTTGTCACCCACGAAACGGCCGACCCGGCATCAAAGCGCCGAGTGAAGATCCCAGATGCCTGCGCCGCGCTAAAGGTTGTCCCGTAA
- a CDS encoding BTAD domain-containing putative transcriptional regulator, with product MVEKFRLPEGLREARRRLGLTQDALAARAGLSVRAVRDLERGRVPNPRPATLRRLAAALQPPDVEPLAADPPPVEPLAAGPSAAAPAAGPEALGRSRSDRVGTWLQVLGPLLVIRDGEPVPVGSARRASLLALLALYPNTPVAVSDLLQGVWPDLESPPPELLHTHVSRIRRLLGAGGPRLERVGGAYRLVVDETHVDLLAFRTAAREADAAWADGRPTAALESWARCWRLWRGAPLADLPALAGQPAAAAIQREITAAAIRHADAALTSTVPVRGIAETALTPLTRLATLDPLDEAVAARLIRVLAAVGRRAHALDTYHRIRQALADDLAVRPGRQLQAAYTDILRADDDAGRAGDSWAGAERPYRWPAPAQLPADIPDFTGRDTALAEVRRLCDPGAAPLVVISGAGGTGKTTLAVRAGHLLRERFPDGQLCVDLRGAAPVPAAPVDVLRLLLTALRVAVPDGLEPAAALLRSVLADRRVLLVLDDARDVAQVRPLLPGGSGCAVLITSRRQLADLPGARHVALPPMSLDESVELLGRIAGATRVGAEADAARRIATACDGFPLATRIAGARLAARRHWTVDHLATRLSEARQRLSELAVGDLAVSASFRLSYDGLTPPQARAFRLLGLWPGADIPEPTAAALLDLPHTGAEELLEHLVDVHLLASTAIGRYRMHDLVRAYANDLASAVDPPSARAAALRRAVTHTAGIARLTRYTLLRETEDAFPDRAAAMAWVGTEYTNLTALTQLCRDSDLDIDTSAAAHLALALSYYDKDCSDHLAGERHSREALRFAEAGDDPWLIAHSRNQVGGSLLMQFRTVEAEPVLERALTEFRSIGDRQGETTAIDNLGLVHLQARRWDAAGDHFAQALRLAEEADDQENQALARLNLGVLTGMRGHYRCSRELLTDALSMARRIEHPSLTNRTQINLGCAWRELGDFDQARACFTEAADRIRREGGRTELGWALCELATTHRLAGDHEQAARDCRQALRILRQIRAPYEESVALIELGHLATATGHPTQATEHWRAAHHILTELGSPEADDVHTLLTAAHHDEPDEATR from the coding sequence GTGGTGGAAAAGTTCCGGTTACCGGAGGGACTGCGCGAGGCCCGGCGGCGGCTGGGCCTGACCCAGGATGCGCTGGCCGCCCGGGCCGGGTTGAGTGTCCGCGCCGTCCGCGACCTGGAGCGGGGCCGGGTGCCGAACCCCCGGCCGGCGACGCTGCGGCGACTGGCAGCGGCGCTACAACCACCGGACGTCGAGCCGCTGGCCGCCGACCCGCCACCGGTCGAGCCGCTGGCCGCTGGTCCGTCGGCGGCCGCGCCGGCAGCGGGGCCCGAAGCGCTCGGCCGGTCGCGGTCCGACCGGGTCGGGACCTGGCTGCAGGTGCTGGGACCGTTGCTGGTGATCCGGGACGGTGAGCCGGTCCCGGTGGGCTCGGCCCGCCGCGCCAGCCTGCTGGCGTTGCTCGCGCTGTACCCGAACACCCCGGTCGCCGTGTCGGACCTGCTGCAGGGGGTGTGGCCCGATCTGGAGTCGCCGCCCCCGGAGCTGCTGCACACCCACGTCTCCCGGATCAGGCGGCTACTCGGTGCCGGCGGCCCGCGGCTGGAACGCGTCGGTGGCGCGTACCGGTTGGTGGTGGACGAGACGCACGTCGACCTGCTGGCCTTTCGTACCGCGGCGCGGGAAGCCGATGCTGCCTGGGCCGACGGCCGCCCCACCGCGGCACTCGAGTCGTGGGCGCGGTGTTGGCGATTGTGGCGCGGTGCGCCCCTGGCAGACCTGCCCGCGCTGGCCGGACAGCCTGCCGCGGCGGCGATCCAGCGCGAGATCACGGCGGCCGCGATCCGGCACGCGGATGCCGCCCTGACCAGTACCGTTCCGGTGCGCGGCATCGCCGAGACCGCTCTGACGCCGCTGACGCGGCTCGCCACCCTCGATCCCCTGGATGAGGCCGTTGCCGCCCGCCTCATCCGCGTCCTGGCCGCGGTCGGCCGCCGCGCCCACGCCCTCGACACGTACCACCGGATCCGGCAGGCACTCGCCGACGACCTTGCCGTCCGGCCCGGCAGGCAACTCCAGGCCGCCTACACCGACATCCTCCGCGCCGACGACGATGCCGGCAGGGCGGGCGACAGCTGGGCCGGCGCCGAGCGGCCGTACCGCTGGCCGGCCCCGGCCCAGCTGCCTGCCGACATCCCGGACTTCACCGGCCGCGACACGGCGCTCGCCGAGGTCCGACGGCTGTGCGACCCCGGCGCCGCCCCGCTGGTGGTGATCAGCGGGGCCGGCGGCACCGGCAAGACCACTCTCGCGGTACGGGCCGGGCACCTGCTGCGCGAGCGCTTCCCCGACGGGCAGCTCTGCGTGGACCTCCGCGGCGCGGCCCCCGTGCCGGCGGCGCCCGTCGACGTGCTGCGGCTGCTGCTCACCGCACTGCGGGTAGCGGTGCCCGACGGGCTCGAGCCGGCCGCCGCGCTGCTGCGTTCCGTACTCGCCGACCGCCGGGTCCTGCTCGTGCTCGACGACGCCCGCGACGTGGCGCAGGTACGGCCGTTGCTGCCCGGCGGGTCCGGGTGCGCCGTCCTGATCACCAGCCGCCGACAGCTGGCCGACCTGCCCGGCGCCCGCCATGTCGCGCTGCCGCCGATGAGCCTGGACGAGAGCGTCGAACTGCTCGGCCGCATCGCCGGGGCCACCCGGGTCGGCGCCGAGGCGGACGCGGCGCGCCGCATCGCCACCGCCTGCGACGGGTTCCCGCTGGCCACCCGCATCGCCGGTGCACGCCTCGCGGCCCGCCGCCACTGGACCGTGGACCACCTCGCCACCCGCCTGTCCGAGGCCCGGCAACGGCTGTCGGAGCTGGCGGTCGGAGACCTCGCGGTCAGCGCCTCGTTCCGGCTCAGCTACGACGGTCTCACCCCGCCGCAGGCCCGCGCGTTCCGGCTGCTGGGGCTGTGGCCGGGTGCGGACATCCCCGAACCCACCGCGGCCGCGCTGCTCGACCTGCCCCACACCGGCGCCGAGGAGCTCCTCGAACATCTCGTCGACGTGCACCTGCTGGCCAGCACCGCGATCGGCCGGTACCGCATGCACGACCTGGTCCGCGCGTACGCCAACGACCTGGCAAGCGCTGTCGACCCCCCGTCCGCGCGAGCCGCGGCGCTGCGCCGTGCCGTGACCCACACCGCGGGCATCGCCCGGCTCACCCGCTACACCCTGCTCCGCGAGACCGAGGACGCGTTCCCGGACCGGGCCGCCGCGATGGCGTGGGTCGGCACCGAGTACACCAACCTGACCGCGCTCACCCAACTCTGCCGGGATTCCGACCTCGACATCGACACGTCGGCCGCCGCCCACCTCGCCCTCGCACTCTCCTACTACGACAAGGACTGCTCGGACCACCTGGCCGGCGAACGGCACAGCCGCGAGGCCCTCCGGTTCGCCGAGGCCGGCGACGATCCGTGGCTGATCGCGCACTCCCGCAACCAGGTCGGCGGCAGCCTGCTGATGCAGTTCCGTACCGTCGAGGCTGAGCCGGTGCTGGAACGCGCGCTGACCGAGTTCCGGTCGATCGGCGACCGCCAGGGCGAGACGACGGCGATCGACAACCTCGGACTGGTGCACCTGCAGGCCCGCCGCTGGGACGCCGCCGGTGACCACTTCGCCCAGGCCCTGCGGCTGGCCGAAGAGGCGGACGACCAGGAGAACCAGGCGCTCGCCCGGCTCAACCTCGGTGTGCTGACCGGCATGCGCGGCCACTACCGCTGTTCGCGCGAGCTGCTGACCGACGCACTCTCGATGGCCCGCCGGATCGAACACCCGAGCCTCACCAACCGTACCCAGATCAACCTCGGCTGCGCGTGGCGCGAGCTGGGTGACTTCGACCAGGCCCGAGCCTGCTTCACCGAAGCGGCCGACCGCATCCGGCGCGAGGGCGGCCGTACCGAGCTCGGCTGGGCCCTGTGCGAGCTGGCCACCACACACCGGCTGGCCGGCGATCACGAGCAGGCGGCCCGCGACTGCCGACAGGCCCTACGCATCCTCCGGCAGATCCGCGCCCCCTACGAGGAGAGCGTGGCCCTGATCGAGCTGGGCCACCTCGCCACTGCCACCGGACACCCGACCCAGGCCACCGAGCACTGGCGGGCCGCCCACCACATCCTCACCGAACTCGGATCCCCCGAAGCCGACGACGTCCACACCTTGCTGACCGCCGCCCACCACGACGAGCCGGACGAAGCGACGCGGTAA
- a CDS encoding aminoglycoside phosphotransferase family protein, giving the protein MADAEIEVTAELVRELLREQHPDLAGLTIREVPGGWGNQMWRLGDELAVRMQRMDATPELQFKERRWLPVLAPRLPLPVPEPVRLGVPSARFPKHWTVMTWVPGEPLDHGSISRGTHAADTLAHFLRALHVEAPADAPTATDRGAHPRDCTAGFERFRRAVAMGSLPRRGDLTPDDIAARVRSLWDDAVAAGAWEGPPVWVHGDLHPANVVVSDGTLSGVVDFGGLFAGDPAWDLAAAWLLLPAGTATRFFDTYAVADEATIRRARGLAAMKCFFLMLMGQNGDRGLPGGKPHWLPAGQAALDRVLNDDA; this is encoded by the coding sequence ATGGCCGACGCCGAGATCGAGGTGACCGCCGAGCTGGTCCGCGAGCTGCTGCGGGAGCAGCACCCCGATCTCGCCGGGCTGACCATCCGCGAGGTGCCGGGCGGCTGGGGCAACCAGATGTGGCGGCTCGGCGACGAGCTGGCGGTACGCATGCAGCGCATGGACGCGACGCCGGAGCTGCAGTTCAAGGAGCGGCGGTGGCTGCCGGTTCTCGCCCCGCGCCTGCCGCTGCCGGTACCGGAGCCGGTGCGGCTCGGTGTGCCGTCCGCGCGCTTCCCGAAGCACTGGACCGTGATGACCTGGGTACCGGGCGAGCCACTGGACCACGGCTCGATCAGCCGCGGTACCCACGCCGCCGACACCCTGGCGCACTTCCTGCGGGCGCTGCATGTCGAGGCGCCCGCCGATGCGCCGACCGCCACGGACCGCGGTGCCCATCCCCGGGACTGTACGGCCGGATTCGAGCGGTTCCGCCGAGCCGTCGCGATGGGCTCGCTGCCCCGCCGCGGCGACCTGACGCCCGACGACATCGCTGCGCGGGTCCGGTCCCTCTGGGACGACGCCGTGGCCGCCGGGGCGTGGGAGGGCCCGCCGGTGTGGGTGCACGGCGACCTGCATCCCGCGAACGTCGTCGTCTCCGACGGAACGCTCTCGGGTGTCGTCGACTTCGGCGGCCTGTTCGCCGGCGACCCGGCCTGGGACCTCGCCGCCGCATGGCTGCTACTGCCGGCGGGCACGGCCACCCGGTTCTTCGACACGTACGCGGTTGCCGACGAGGCGACGATTCGCCGCGCCCGCGGGCTGGCCGCCATGAAGTGCTTCTTCCTGATGCTGATGGGCCAGAACGGCGACCGCGGTCTCCCCGGCGGCAAACCGCACTGGCTCCCCGCCGGCCAGGCCGCCCTCGACCGGGTACTGAACGACGACGCCTGA
- a CDS encoding IS5/IS1182 family transposase, producing the protein MLFYRAALPLSSQTLTFVSGLIRRHRRQLGSRWRALDAGQQALLVLVYLRKGEPFTQVGAGFEVSTATCWRYVNETVELLADRAPKLQAALKTARRAGMAYVIIDGTLVPIDRVAADRPFYSGKHRMHGMNLQVISAPDGAILWVSGALPGSVHDTAAARIWNILAALRQAGLIALGDKGYHGIGEPVITPYKGKGKPESQKAANRAHARLRGPGERANAQLKTWRILRKLRSSPHRAGRLAKAIHVLQDHELAAG; encoded by the coding sequence ATGTTGTTTTACCGTGCCGCGCTGCCGTTGTCATCTCAGACCCTGACCTTCGTGTCTGGACTCATCCGCCGCCATCGTCGGCAACTCGGCTCGCGGTGGCGGGCGCTGGATGCGGGGCAACAGGCGCTGCTGGTGCTGGTGTATCTGCGCAAAGGTGAACCGTTCACGCAGGTCGGGGCGGGTTTCGAGGTGTCCACAGCCACCTGCTGGCGCTACGTCAACGAGACGGTGGAGCTGCTGGCCGACCGGGCACCGAAGCTGCAGGCGGCGCTGAAGACCGCGAGGCGGGCCGGCATGGCCTACGTGATCATCGACGGAACCCTGGTCCCGATCGATCGGGTGGCCGCCGACCGGCCGTTCTACTCCGGCAAGCACCGGATGCACGGGATGAACCTGCAGGTGATCTCGGCACCCGACGGGGCCATCCTGTGGGTGTCGGGTGCGTTGCCCGGCAGCGTGCACGACACCGCCGCCGCCCGCATCTGGAACATTCTCGCCGCGCTACGCCAGGCCGGGCTGATCGCCCTGGGCGACAAGGGCTATCACGGGATCGGCGAGCCGGTGATCACTCCGTACAAGGGCAAGGGTAAACCCGAGTCTCAGAAAGCTGCCAACCGGGCGCACGCGAGGCTGCGTGGCCCCGGCGAACGCGCCAACGCCCAGCTCAAAACCTGGCGCATCCTGCGCAAGCTACGCTCCAGCCCCCACCGCGCCGGCCGACTCGCCAAAGCCATCCACGTCCTTCAAGACCACGAACTCGCAGCAGGATGA